The genomic interval TCAACATCTTCCTCGCCGTCTTCTTCAGCACGCTGGCGTTCGCCTGCGTGAACCACTACTTCTTCATCGGGTACCTGATCTCGATCGCGGTCTTCGGCCTCTACCAGGCGATCTTCATGGCCAACGCGGGCGGCGCCTGGGACAACGCGAAGAAGCTCGTGGAGACCGAGCTGAACATGAAGGGGACCGAGCTGCACGCCGCCACCGTCGTGGGCGACACGGTCGGGGACCCGTTCAAGGACACCTCGTCGGTCGCCATGAACCCGATCATCAAGTTCACCACCCTGTTCGGGCTGCTGGCGGTCGAGCTGGCGATCACGCTGGACCCGGGCGTCAGCCACACCCTGGCGGCCGTCTTCTACGTCATCTCCGCGTTCTTCGTCTACCGGTCGTTCTACGGGATGCGGATCAAGACGGACGAAGCGTAGCACCCGCCCTGCCGCTATCCGGACGCACCCCGGGGGCCCTCGAAAGAGGGCCCCTTTTTTTCGATCCGGAAGGGTGAGAAAATCGCCGGGATGCGTCCCCCTTGCCGGATCGTAACGATGACTCTGCTGCTTTGGACCGTCGCGGTCCCGGGCGTCTCCACGGGGACCGATCCTTCCACACCGTCCTCCCACACGATCGAATCCGCAAGGGAACGCCTGCAATTCCTTACGGACGAGGAGAGTCGGATCGGGGAGTGGGTCGAGCGGAACTGGGAGAAGGCGCTGTCGGCTTCGCAACCCGGCATCGTCACGGGCCCCCGGCGCAAGGGGGAGAAGGCGGAGGCGTTCCGCGAGCGGGACATGCGTCTGCGGATGGCCGTTTCCGCCGTGAAGGAACGGCTTCGGACGGAACGGAAGGTGTGGATCCTGAACGAGCGCGGCGCGCTCCTGGCATCCGAGTTCCAGGCGCTGCTCCCGGCGCGCCTGGGGGCGTACGACGCGGGCCGGGAGGAGTACCCGCTCCTGCTCGGGTTCGGCTGGCCGTCGGACCTCTTCATCCGGTTCCGCGTCCCCGAGGAGGCGCGGAAGCTCTTCGAGCTCCGCCTCACCGGCAGGGTGAACGCCCGGTTCCGGATCAACGGGCAGGGGGAGGCCTACCTCGTTTCCCTCGGGAAATTCTGGAAGGACTCCGACGGGGTTCGGCCGATCGTGTACCTGTCCCCTCCGGGTCCGAGGCTGCTCTGGGAGGGCTCCCACGAATCGTGGGTCAGCTCCGTGGCGTTCCGTCCGGACGGTTCCCAGGCGCTTTCCGCCGGAGCGGACGGCACCCTTTGCATCTGGGACGTGGCGACCGGCGCCCGGATCGCATGCCAGGACAACGTGGAAATGGCGCTCTCGGTGGCGTACAGCCCCGACGGGTCGACCTTCGCCACCGGGGGGGCGGATTCGTACCTGCGGATCCGGGACGCGGCCGACGGGCGGGAGATTTCGACCGTACCCGCGGGGGGGAGAGTCCTCTCCGTGGGATTCAGTCCGGACGGCCGATACGTCGTCACCGGGGACGGGAGCGGCGCCGCGCGGGTATTCTCCGCATCGTCCGGGAAAGAGGCCTGGAGCGCGGATTTCGGGGAACCGGTCTGGTCGGCCGTCTTCGCCGGGGGAGGGACCTCCCTCGCGGCCGGCGGGGACGGAAACACCGTGGTCCTCTGGAACATCCTGTATCAGCGACGGATCTGGAAGAAGGAGCTCGAGTGGCCGATCTACTCATTGGCGGTCGCGGGGAACCGGGGGCTGGTCGCGGTCGGAGGGGCGGGGAGACGGATGCTGGTCCTGCGGGAGAAGGACGGCTCCGTCGCGTGGTCCGCGGACATGGGGGGGGAGGTCCGTACCGTCGCTTTCGATCCGTCGGGGGGGAAATACGTCGCCGGCGGAGGAGGAGGGTACGCGGTCAAGGTATTCGCGCCCGAATCGGGAAAGCTGCTGTGGACCGCGGAGATCGGCAATCCCATCCGTTCCCTGGCGTTCGGTCCGGAGGGAGGGAAATTGTTCGTGGGCTCCTCCGACTTCTCCGTCCGGATGTTCGAGGTGACGGAGGAGCAACGGGTGGTGGCGGCCTACTGGTCGCCGGGGCGCATCTGGCTGGAGCGCGGAACGGAACGGTCGCTGTTCCGCCCCTGACGCCCGCCGCCCCCTACGGAGCGACCGCGATGTCCTCCGGCGAGCGGACGGTGATCTCCGGGCGGCCCTGGTGGATCCTGACCTCGCCGCGGACGCGGACCTTCCTCCCCTTGTACGCCTTCTCCGGGTCCGCCGGGAAGCGCGGGAGGTCCGACGCGAAGATGACCACGGTCAGGTACCGTTTCCAGTTCGGATGGAAGTTGAGGTAGAGGACCTTCGCCAAGCGATGGGATCGCACGATCGTCCCCTCCACGACGATCTCCTCCCCCGCGTGCCGATGAGCCTCCTCCCATCGCACGACCGGATCGCCGCCTCCCGGAGAGGCCGCCTCCCGGGTCCGCGCCTCGGGCGCGTCCTTCGCCGGGTCGGCGGGCCGGTACCCGCGGTCCCCGGCTTTTCGCGCGAACTCGGCTTCCGACAGCTCCGCCCGGTTCCGCACGATCCACTCGATCTCCTTCGGCAGCTCCCCCCGTTCGAGTCCTCCCCGGAGCCATCCCTTGTAGCCGATCGCGTACCGCCTCCCGCCGGAAGGGTAGACCTGGACCGGTAAACCGTTGCCGGATGCGAGCCACCGCGCTTCCGCCGCGCCGCCGTCCCGCCACAACCCGTTCCCCTCCCGGCGCGCAAGGCCCTCCGCCGCGACGAAATCGTCCTTCCGGGAGAAGGGGAATCGGGTGTAGGCGCGCGCGAACCCGGTCCGGAGCATTTCGAGATTCAGGAGGCGGCCGTCGGGAGAGGGGAGGAAGACGTACCGGAGCAGGCGATCGTACTTGTCCGATCCTTCCGCGTCCGCCTCCATCCGGACCGTTTTCCCGAGGCAGACGGAGGAGAGGTGCGCGGCCGACTCGTCGGCGAAAAACTCCTTTCCGAGCGACGGGTGGCTCCGCTCCGGGGCGTCGATCCCGATCAGGCGGACGGTGACGACTTCCCCGGCGACCCGCACCCGCAGCGTGTCCCCGTCGACCACCTCCTCCACGACTCCCGTCTCCGCGCGGGCGGCGCCGGCGGCCAGCGGAAGGAGGAGAAGGAAAACGGCAAGGAGCGCGCGCGCCTTGCCGGGGGGAGACGTTTCATTCAGGGGGACATTCCTTCCCTATTTCAGCGCCTCCGGGCTGATCTCGACCTTGACCGTCTTGCGGCGGTCGGAGAGGAACGCCTCCATGAGGGCGTTCTTCCGCTGCTCCGCGATCCCCCGCAGCAGGGACGCCTTCATCTTCTCCCACTCCGCGTCTCCCGCCGACTGCTCTCCGAGGAAGGCCATCGCAAGCGACTGCCCTCCGCGGCCGGGGTAGATCTTCGGGGACACGGGCGCCTTGGAGGTAAGGGAGGAGATCTCCTTCCGGATCTCTCCCGCCGCGGCCAGCGGTTCCGGGACCGGTTCGGAGAGAGGCGCGAACCAGCCGGTCACGACGGGGGCGAATCCCGCCTTCTTCGCGTTCGTCTCGAGGTCGGACGCGCTCTTCGAAACCGACAGCACCTGCTGCAGCGCCGCCCGCACGGCGGCGGTGCGCTTCTCCCGGGCGACGGCGGCGGCCACCTTCTCCCGGACGTCCGCGAGCGGCGGGACGCGGGATTCCTCCTTCGCCGACACCTGGAACAGGTAATGGCTGTCGCCGATGGTCTTGACCGGGGCGACCTCCCCCCGCGGGAGCAGGAGCGCCTCCTGGGCCACCGCGGGAGGAACCCCTTGCGTCCCTTCCGCGCCGATCCAGCCCGTTTCGACGACCGGGACCCCGAAAGCGGCGGCCGTCGACTTCAGGTCCTTCGCCGCCGCGGCCTTCGGCTGCGCCTCGTACGCCTTGATCACCGCCTGGTCCTTCCCCTTGTCCCGGGCGATCTGGTCCGCGACGCGGTCGCGGACCTCCGCCAGGGGGAGCGCCTCCGGGAACCGGATCTTGCCGATGCGCGCCAGTACGAAGCTGCCGGGAAGTTCGACCGGGCCGACCACCGTGTCCACGGCGGCGGAGAAAACCGGGCCCGAGAGCGCCTCGCCCGCCTCCTTCCGCGTCCACCACGCCTCCCCGCCCTTGCCGCGGGAATGCTTCCTCGCGGCGGAGTCGAACTCGGCTTTCCCCTTCGACGCCTCGATCAGGATCTTCTCCGCCTTCGCCCGCGCCTCCTCCTTGTCCTTCTTCCCGAAGGGGATGACGATGCGGCTGACCAGCCGCCGCTCCTCGGAGCGGAACCGTTCGGCGCCGGCCTCGTGGTACGCCTTGATCTCGGCCTCCGATGGCCGGATCCCGCGCCCGAAATGCTCGGGCGTGAACGCGGCCACGACGAGCTTCACCCGGGCGGGAACGCGAAAGCTCTCCTTCGACTGTTCGTACCTGGCGGCGATCTCCCCCTCGGTCGGGGGCGGGATTCCCCTCGCCTTCTCCGGATCCGCCGTCACGAGCAGCAGGCGGATCTTCCGGGAGGCCACCTGGAACATCTCCTTCGCCTCCGTCTCGGGGACCAGCGCTCCGGCGGCCAGGAGTCCCTCGACCTTCCTGAGGGTGACCTCCATCCGCTTGGACGCCTCGAACTCCGACGGAGTGATCCGGTTGTAGGAGAGGACCGCGCGGTACCGGTCCTCGCGGAACTGGCCGTCGGCCTGGAACGCCGGCGACGCCGCGATCTCCCGCTGCACCTCGGTGTCCGTCGCCGAGAGCCCCATCCTCTCCGCCTCCGCGAGGAGTATCCTTCGCTGGATCAGGGAGTCGATCGCGGTCTTCTTCAGGTTCAGCGCCCGCGCCATCTCGGGCGTGAACGCGGGGCCGTACACGTCCCGGTACGTCTTCTCGAGGGTCGACACCGCCTCGGACAGCTCGGCCATCGTGATCTTCTCCCCCCCCACGGTGGCGGCCACGTTCCGGTCCTGCTCCGTGTAGGTTCCGACGCCCCACCAGATGAAGGTCAGCGCGATGAACGACAGGATGATCTTGATGGCCCAGGAGCCGGCGTTCCGGCGGAGCACGTCGAGCATGGCGAGCGGTTTCTCCCGTGGGTGTTTAGGAAAGCGGTGTCGAACAAGACATAATAATGCCGCGGACGGTCGAATATCAACGGGATTTCCGCCGTTTCCCCCCCGTGCGATTGCATTGCCGGGGGGGGACTGCTAATATGCCTTGATACTCTTCACCCAATGGAACCGTTTCGGGGCGTACTGGAGGGACTGGAATGATCTTCAACCGGCTTCTGGGCCTGTTCTCCCACGACCTGGCCATCGACCTGGGCACCGCCACCACGCTCGTCTACGTCAAGGGGGAGGGGATCATCTGCTCCGAGCCGTCGGCCGTTGCCGTCCACCGGGACAGCCGCGGCACGAAGAAGGTCCTCGCCGTGGGGATCGAGGCGAAGCGGATGATCGGGCGCACTCCGGGGAACATCGTCGCCATCCGCCCCATCAAGGACGGGGTCATCGCGGACTTCGAGGTGACCGAGGCGATGCTGCGGTATTTCATCCGGAAGGCCCACAAGGCCCGCACCCTGGTCCGTCCGCGCATCATCATCTGCGTCCCGTACGGATGCACCGAGGTGGAGCGGCGCGCGGTCCGCGAATCGGCCCAGAGCGCCGGGGCGCGCGAGGTGTACCTGATCGAGGAGCCGCTGGCGGCCGCCATCGGCGCCGGGCTTCCCATCACGGAGCCGTCCGGGAACATGATCGTGGACATCGGCGGCGGGACGACCGAGGTCGCGGTCATCTCCCTCGGCGGGATCGTCAAGAGCCAGTCGGTGCGGGTCGCGGGCGACAAGATGGACGAGGCGATCCTCCAGTACGTGAAGCGGAAATACAACCTGCTGATCGGGGAGCCGACGGCGGAGCACATCAAGGTCACCGTGGGCAACGCGTTCCCCGGCTTCTCGGAGTCCACCGAGGTGAAGGGGCTCGACATGGTCTCCGGCGTTCCCAAGGCGCTGAAGCTCCATTCGGACGAGATCCGCGAGGCGCTCTCCGAGCCGGTGCGCATCATCGTGGACGCGGTCAAGGCGGTGTTCGAGGAGACTCCGCCGGAGCTGGCGGGGGACATCTACGACCGCGGCATCGTCCTCGCCGGGGGGGGGGCGCTGCTGCGAAACCTCGACGCCCTCCTGCGGGAGGAGACGGGGCTCCCCGTAACGGTCGCCGAGGACCCGCTCTCCTGCGTCGTGCTCGGATCCGGGAAGGCGCTGGACGAGCTCGACCTTCTGAGGCAGGTCGCCCTGCACTAACCGCGCATCCCGGGGGCGCGAAGCGCGTTGCCCCTCGGGGCGCGGCCCGGACGGTCATCGGTCTCTATGGGATCCTTCTTCCGGAAATGGTGGCGGCTCCTGGTCGCCGTGGCGTTCCTCGTCGCCGCGATCCAGCTGCTCGTGCGCCCCTCCGCGGCCCTCGAGAGGACGGGGCCGGCGCGGGGCGCCGCGGCGTCCATCTTCCGGCCCTTCTACGTCGCCGTCGACTTTCTCCGGCAGGGCGGTTCCGGTATCTGGAACCGGTACATCGCGCTCGTCGGGGCGTCCCGGGAGAACGAGCGCCTGCGGAAGGAGGTGGCGGCGCTCCAGGAGAAGATCCACGAGACCCGGGACGCGGTGCTCGAGAACCGGCGCTTGAAGGACCTCCTCCGCTACTCGGAGACGCTGGAGCGAAGGACCGTCGGCGCACGGGTGGTCGGGCACGACGTTTCCCCGTGGTTCCAGGCGGTATTTCTCGGGTCCGGTTCCGAGGCGGGGGTGGAGCCGGGGATGTCGGTGGTGACGCCGCACGGGGCGGTGGGCAGGATCCACAAGGCGTACCCGGGGCTCTCCGAGGTGCTGCTGGTGACGGACGGGCGGTTCGCCGCCGACGTGATGGTCGAGCGCAGCCGCGTCCGCGCGGTGGCGGAGGGGATCGGCGGGAACTTCTGCCGGCTGAAGTACGTGTCGCCGGTTCACGACGTCGCGGTCGGAGACCGGATCGTCTTTTCGGGGTTCGACGGGACCATGCCCAAGGGGGTTCTTCTGGGCACGGTGGTCAGCGTCGACCGCCCCA from Deltaproteobacteria bacterium carries:
- a CDS encoding thermonuclease family protein — translated: MEEVVDGDTLRVRVAGEVVTVRLIGIDAPERSHPSLGKEFFADESAAHLSSVCLGKTVRMEADAEGSDKYDRLLRYVFLPSPDGRLLNLEMLRTGFARAYTRFPFSRKDDFVAAEGLARREGNGLWRDGGAAEARWLASGNGLPVQVYPSGGRRYAIGYKGWLRGGLERGELPKEIEWIVRNRAELSEAEFARKAGDRGYRPADPAKDAPEARTREAASPGGGDPVVRWEEAHRHAGEEIVVEGTIVRSHRLAKVLYLNFHPNWKRYLTVVIFASDLPRFPADPEKAYKGRKVRVRGEVRIHQGRPEITVRSPEDIAVAP
- a CDS encoding SurA N-terminal domain-containing protein, whose product is MLDVLRRNAGSWAIKIILSFIALTFIWWGVGTYTEQDRNVAATVGGEKITMAELSEAVSTLEKTYRDVYGPAFTPEMARALNLKKTAIDSLIQRRILLAEAERMGLSATDTEVQREIAASPAFQADGQFREDRYRAVLSYNRITPSEFEASKRMEVTLRKVEGLLAAGALVPETEAKEMFQVASRKIRLLLVTADPEKARGIPPPTEGEIAARYEQSKESFRVPARVKLVVAAFTPEHFGRGIRPSEAEIKAYHEAGAERFRSEERRLVSRIVIPFGKKDKEEARAKAEKILIEASKGKAEFDSAARKHSRGKGGEAWWTRKEAGEALSGPVFSAAVDTVVGPVELPGSFVLARIGKIRFPEALPLAEVRDRVADQIARDKGKDQAVIKAYEAQPKAAAAKDLKSTAAAFGVPVVETGWIGAEGTQGVPPAVAQEALLLPRGEVAPVKTIGDSHYLFQVSAKEESRVPPLADVREKVAAAVAREKRTAAVRAALQQVLSVSKSASDLETNAKKAGFAPVVTGWFAPLSEPVPEPLAAAGEIRKEISSLTSKAPVSPKIYPGRGGQSLAMAFLGEQSAGDAEWEKMKASLLRGIAEQRKNALMEAFLSDRRKTVKVEISPEALK
- a CDS encoding rod shape-determining protein — its product is MIFNRLLGLFSHDLAIDLGTATTLVYVKGEGIICSEPSAVAVHRDSRGTKKVLAVGIEAKRMIGRTPGNIVAIRPIKDGVIADFEVTEAMLRYFIRKAHKARTLVRPRIIICVPYGCTEVERRAVRESAQSAGAREVYLIEEPLAAAIGAGLPITEPSGNMIVDIGGGTTEVAVISLGGIVKSQSVRVAGDKMDEAILQYVKRKYNLLIGEPTAEHIKVTVGNAFPGFSESTEVKGLDMVSGVPKALKLHSDEIREALSEPVRIIVDAVKAVFEETPPELAGDIYDRGIVLAGGGALLRNLDALLREETGLPVTVAEDPLSCVVLGSGKALDELDLLRQVALH
- a CDS encoding sodium/proton-translocating pyrophosphatase, giving the protein IMGGAMIYWFTGASMQAVSTGAYRAVEFIKKNIKLEGVEKASVEDSKTVVRICTEYAQKGMFNIFLAVFFSTLAFACVNHYFFIGYLISIAVFGLYQAIFMANAGGAWDNAKKLVETELNMKGTELHAATVVGDTVGDPFKDTSSVAMNPIIKFTTLFGLLAVELAITLDPGVSHTLAAVFYVISAFFVYRSFYGMRIKTDEA
- the mreC gene encoding rod shape-determining protein MreC — protein: MGSFFRKWWRLLVAVAFLVAAIQLLVRPSAALERTGPARGAAASIFRPFYVAVDFLRQGGSGIWNRYIALVGASRENERLRKEVAALQEKIHETRDAVLENRRLKDLLRYSETLERRTVGARVVGHDVSPWFQAVFLGSGSEAGVEPGMSVVTPHGAVGRIHKAYPGLSEVLLVTDGRFAADVMVERSRVRAVAEGIGGNFCRLKYVSPVHDVAVGDRIVFSGFDGTMPKGVLLGTVVSVDRPKESLFQKVKVQCAVNFLDVEEVLVILTRPTIPFRAGRD
- a CDS encoding WD40 repeat domain-containing protein — encoded protein: MTLLLWTVAVPGVSTGTDPSTPSSHTIESARERLQFLTDEESRIGEWVERNWEKALSASQPGIVTGPRRKGEKAEAFRERDMRLRMAVSAVKERLRTERKVWILNERGALLASEFQALLPARLGAYDAGREEYPLLLGFGWPSDLFIRFRVPEEARKLFELRLTGRVNARFRINGQGEAYLVSLGKFWKDSDGVRPIVYLSPPGPRLLWEGSHESWVSSVAFRPDGSQALSAGADGTLCIWDVATGARIACQDNVEMALSVAYSPDGSTFATGGADSYLRIRDAADGREISTVPAGGRVLSVGFSPDGRYVVTGDGSGAARVFSASSGKEAWSADFGEPVWSAVFAGGGTSLAAGGDGNTVVLWNILYQRRIWKKELEWPIYSLAVAGNRGLVAVGGAGRRMLVLREKDGSVAWSADMGGEVRTVAFDPSGGKYVAGGGGGYAVKVFAPESGKLLWTAEIGNPIRSLAFGPEGGKLFVGSSDFSVRMFEVTEEQRVVAAYWSPGRIWLERGTERSLFRP